In Saccharicrinis fermentans DSM 9555 = JCM 21142, a genomic segment contains:
- the tnpB gene encoding IS66 family insertion sequence element accessory protein TnpB (TnpB, as the term is used for proteins encoded by IS66 family insertion elements, is considered an accessory protein, since TnpC, encoded by a neighboring gene, is a DDE family transposase.): MIGLSANLQYYLCCKPVDMRNGFDGLAGIVRNILKQDPVSGSVFIFINRTGTHIKLLFWDGDGFALFYKRLERGRYFLEDQDKTTPSRLITREELMMILEGLSFKNLKRKKRFKIS, encoded by the coding sequence ATGATTGGGCTGAGTGCAAACTTGCAGTACTATTTGTGCTGCAAGCCTGTTGATATGCGTAATGGCTTTGATGGACTGGCCGGAATCGTGCGCAATATATTGAAGCAGGATCCTGTCAGTGGTTCCGTTTTCATTTTTATAAATCGCACCGGAACACATATAAAGCTGTTATTTTGGGACGGAGATGGTTTTGCCTTGTTTTACAAACGTCTGGAGCGAGGTAGATATTTTCTAGAAGACCAGGATAAAACAACACCATCACGACTCATTACCCGGGAAGAGTTGATGATGATTTTGGAAGGTCTTTCCTTTAAAAATTTGAAACGAAAAAAGCGATTTAAAATCAGCTGA
- the tnpA gene encoding IS66 family insertion sequence element accessory protein TnpA, with amino-acid sequence MKRRKSLNRSMFEHVVLQQESGQTIGSYAKQIGVTRSKMQYWVGKYKALEKTQKTESDTSLKFIDLNSFGLQNAQVDSFASTESSATTAVSSLQDERLPQMSLTFPNGMSLKIY; translated from the coding sequence ATGAAACGCAGAAAATCCTTAAACCGAAGCATGTTTGAGCATGTGGTTCTACAGCAGGAAAGCGGCCAAACTATAGGAAGTTACGCCAAACAAATTGGAGTAACACGCTCGAAAATGCAATACTGGGTAGGTAAATACAAAGCCCTTGAAAAGACTCAAAAAACAGAAAGCGACACCAGCCTGAAATTTATTGACCTTAACTCATTCGGTCTTCAGAATGCACAGGTTGATTCTTTCGCCTCAACAGAATCTTCGGCAACAACGGCAGTTTCATCGCTACAGGATGAGCGATTGCCGCAAATGAGCCTTACTTTTCCGAACGGCATGAGCCTGAAAATTTACTAG
- a CDS encoding helix-turn-helix transcriptional regulator, which yields MEVKSKELTSYALQMIDKDAAIDELLEAIKKDAPRSYKPLQAKYQKGSKDLWDQFNLRFTEVNTAFYSRLNDKHPALSPTEQKHCALIKLNFGTKEMARILNIAPHSVHISRSRIRKKIGLERSDNLEKYIANL from the coding sequence ATGGAAGTAAAGAGTAAAGAACTCACATCTTACGCCCTACAAATGATCGATAAAGATGCTGCAATTGACGAATTACTGGAAGCCATAAAAAAAGATGCTCCCCGAAGCTATAAACCACTTCAAGCAAAATACCAGAAAGGATCAAAGGATCTATGGGATCAATTCAATTTGCGCTTTACTGAAGTTAATACCGCTTTTTATAGCAGACTAAATGATAAACACCCGGCATTAAGTCCAACAGAGCAGAAGCACTGCGCTCTTATTAAACTGAACTTTGGAACAAAGGAAATGGCACGAATATTAAATATCGCGCCACATAGTGTTCATATTTCTCGTTCTAGAATTCGCAAAAAAATAGGCTTAGAAAGATCTGATAACTTAGAAAAATATATTGCTAATCTATAA